The Anopheles maculipalpis chromosome 3RL, idAnoMacuDA_375_x, whole genome shotgun sequence genomic sequence GTGGTATGGGCGCAATCGAAGACGATCGTAACTGGTACTATCGACCGGAAACTTTTGATGATCGTTACCGTGGTGGAGCGATGCAATCTGCTTATGCTGGCGCGTATCGACCACCTGCGTACATGGGGTAAGTTGAACTTTTCCCCTCCTAATGTCAGATCATATCGGCATCTCACGCATGGGATATTGTTTGCTAGATACGAGTATGATCGTTACATGAACCGTCCAGACGATAGAGGATATGGTTATGGATATTCTGGTATGGCTATGAGGACCGGTTACTACGATGGAGGTGCTAGTAGGATGCCTTACTATCCGGAGATGATGCGCGGCTACGGTTACCGTGGCAATGGATACGATAATCTTGATCCTCACTACGAATATTACATGACCCAACGTGGCGGTTCCATTGGAATGAGCAACAGAGGTAACAATTATAGCTTACACAGAACACGCTGTAGCACATGCACGCATATGCTCCTGTTGGTCTGAGACatactcttttttttatgataattttctcTCAATGCAGATCGTTACTCGCAAGGCTATTACGATGATCGCATGAGCTACGGTGGACAGTATGATCACAAGAATTTCCGACCATGGGATCAAACGTACAGGTACTACACACCTTactataattatttttaaacgctTTAGATTGATTTTTCGGTATGCCCTGCAAAGGCAAATGACCGATTTaagctttgttttttgaatgaaaactgCTTTATAAACTGTCTTGCTTATTATAGCTTattaaaaaggaaacgatAAAGAAATAGTAATTTTATGCTAGCGCTCTAGCGTGTACTTTGCtttgcatgttttgtttttttttattagggaGGCCTATgtaaatatactttttttttttttgtttctgttacgCATTACCAAGTGTGGGCAAACGTTTAGTTTAAGCGCAATTTATAACTTTGTGTCAAGaatgctttttaatttttcaataatacCACTTGTCATGCGATCGTTAGCAGCTTTAGGTGGAAAATTTTTAGCACTCGCTCTAACTATGAACATCACGCAAATGctttcgccaaaaaaaaactaaacaagaACAAGTGTTGCAAATAACATGCCTTACAAAGCCAACAAAAGAATGATTTAAAACAATTCCGAATGAGCAGGAATGTATCATACAGTAAGAAAGAGGCATACATCACAGCTTGATCCTTCTGGCCAGAATCTATTATAATTTGTAGAGTAATATGTGCAAGTTTCAATATGCGATGGTAGTCCAATGGCAGACTCAAGAGCTGGTCATTGTTTTAACATCATGACGTTTTTTGCTGTCAATTCAATTGAGCTATTGTCCGTTGCCAGTACCAGTAACCCAGTAGAAGTAAAACAGCCTGACGTGTAGAATAgtttgttgtaaaaattgtaagcatTTGTACCGTATTAATGCGCATCAATTGCAGTAGTGTATCACCGTTTCTTCAATCAATAAAAAGGTAACTAATTAGCGTTACTAATGCGTTTACCAAATAGTATTGTTATTTATTCAGAAACAGATTTATGGGGTTTAAAGTAGATTGGTTACGTATATAAAGCACACTAACCACTCTAGCACACGTACATCAATTGGTAGTAGttgtgaatgaaaaaaataaaataaaatgtacaaaTCCATCCTTCAACCCTCAGAGGAATATCTGGTTTTGATAATTCTGGACGTGGTTATTATTTTGCAAGTCGTCCCTTGACATCATCCTCCTCATCACTACCACCTTCATCACCTTCATCATCCCTGTCCGCACATGCATCATACCATGTTCAATCACACCCGGCGCCGGAACCGAGCTACGGTGCTGCCCATTCCAATGGTCACGAACCATCCGGTCATCCAGCAGCCAACTATCGTCCGGATGGAACGCATCACTATCAACAGCAGCCCCAGCAACATGGATCGGACCGACCTGACTATGTACCTTCGGATGTGGCACCAAACTGTTGCAGGAATCGCTATCCAGAAACTTCCTCGTCTCATGCACATTCCAATCAAGGCGGTTCCTATCCATCTCACAGCACTAGTGGGCCAAGTGCATTCAGTTATGGTGGGGGAGATAGTGCCCACAGACCCTCTGGTGCGGGTGGCAGTTGGAACTATGTGAGTAGCGGTACAACAGCTGGTCACAGTGGTCCAAGTCACGGTGCTAACAGTGGCCATGTTGGTGTGAGCATCAACACGCACGGATCTTATGGTGAAACGCATAGTGCGCCGCAAGGACAATATACAGGTGGGGGAAGCAGTAGTTCACATGAATATGGAGCAAACCGAGGAGGTGATCATCGCCGAGAATCGGATCACCGTCAGCAAAGGTATGTAATTTAAGTTATTACTATAAAATATGCATGATTGCACGGAACTAACCTGTGTTTGTGATCCAGATTATAGAATTTGCATCACTAAGGCAAGGAGTATAAAGACAAATGTAGCTAAATATATATCTCGTTATAAATGAGTTATCGtgtttgatgatgatcatcTTTAAATTTCGTCAAATAAAGCACTTAAAAAATGGAGAGATTCTATCCGTTGAGATGTGCGACCTTTTCGAAAGACTACCAAAGCCAAACTGTAGAAAACCACACGGAGGTTTGCAAAGATATCATTCAAAATCTAATTAAGATATGCAAATATTTCGCACGAAACCGTGTACTAGTAAATATCGTGAGAAATTATCTCACCTTCACAACTGCACCCTGCATTCTAGAGCCATTTTACGCGAAAGAGGATTTTACGGTAGGTAGTAATCTCAACCTTAAAGGTAATCGCAAACACCACTCAATGACATCAGTCCGCTGATCTGGAGTGCAAATCGTCGACTGAAGCAGCCTAGACAATCATTAGTCCAGGGCAGATCAAACCCACCAACGGTCGTGGAAACAATTGAACTAAACGATTTACTTATTGCCCCGCAAACTCAAATGCAAATTCAAACAGTACAGTAAACTACCACCTCACCATCATTGCACCATCACAAAGCAAAGTATTAGATTTATGCGGCAGCGCCAAAACTTTTGCACCATTGCACTGGGTTATTGGTAGCGAGGAAAACAACGTCACCAAACAGTTTACACATATGTATATTTGGTAGTTTTGGTATGACTCAATTATTGGACGCAAAAATTATTATACCTCGTTTTGGCAAGACAAATGCTCATGTAAAAGGAACTATATTCTTTACGATACCTTAACGATGCCAGAGTTCGCTCCTGAGGTCGCAATTCTGAAAGCTTTTAATGAGCGCCATCTGTATGTCAGGTTCGATacatgaagaaaagaaaacaatttccaactGATTACAACAAAGCCTGTTAATGTTAAGGTCTAaggtaattttaaaacaaaatactttCATAAAATGTCAAACATAAAAGGGCTCGAGAAGTCCCTCATAAATAATCTCAACAACTTGCACAAATTTTTGCTGTCATTGCAGCATTAACTAAAGCAATATTCAGAATGTCTTGCCCATATGTGTCTTGGGACGTGCgtatcaaaacaacaacaaaatttgcTTGACGCTTCAGTAGTTTCAACCTCTTTTCAGTACAAAACATCCATTTTCCTAACCATTAAAAGCAGAGCATTATTACTCTCTCCTTTGCTAGCGTTGCCTATGGTGGACACCCGCGGCCATCATCGCTAGGCGACACCAGTTACTTGATGGATCGGGATGATAAACCCAACAGTAATCGAGTGCCTTTGGATCAAGATCCTGAACGACATGCTAGCGATAATAGCGATACGCGTACAAAATCGGACAACGAGACCTTTACCTCTGACCAGCCATTGGAGAAGCAAGGCAATGATGAAACTAATGCCCAATCGCAGACGCCAAAGAAAAATGCCTAAACATTGATAGCGACATGATGAACGACCCCACACGGATTACATTTAAAAAGCTCTGGCGGAACGGCATGGCGTGAACCGGAAGGCAACAAGGAAACGTCGTTGGAAATCTCAggtccttctctctctctctctccccccccccccctccttatCGTAGACATACAAAGGAACAGTAAAGCAGAATTTGTTCAATTCATGTCGTATACTAGTACATTCTCAAGCTCATGGGTTGGGGAGCTTTCGGTTACTCGGCAAAATGAATGACAACCGTTCGAGACTACCTATTTCGTCCAGTACGTAGGCTTATAAGTAATACTTAATTTATAATTCCAATAAAGCTATCAAAGACGATTTGGCATGATGGACGTAGCGTTTTAATATGAAGGTTCTGTTTGATTGTAATTTTCACCGAGTGGACAGATACGCGTCTCGGGAAATATTATGGCACATTTTTCGTTTACAACCTGCCACATCGTTTTGCCGTAGCGATCCCGTATGCGATTGTCCAGGACAACGTTTTCGAAATCGTAGCCCAGATTACCGTCCCGGTAATGCATCAAGAGTCCTTCATTTTCCGGTACTGGATActcgtgtgtgtctgtgttgatTCGAGAATTGGAGATTCATTAACAAATGACTAattgcgaagaaaaaaaaaccccccctcTCAAAAGACACCTTACCTCGAACAGCTTTCCACACAAAATGATTTCCAGCTTCAAGCACATTGCGACCCTTCATCACATATTTGCTACGATTGTGATGCAGTAGAGCATTCTTCGTCCGCACATTGCGGACCTGCGTGTAGAGGTAGGTATTGTTTGCCCATGACGGAACGTGCGAGAAATCTGGAGCATAGATATCGTAATAAAAAACCCCTTGGAAGTTAAACGAGTGCACATCATATCGGTCCTTTGCTTGCAGATACTCCAGAAGAGTTTCCTTATCACCAGCTGGAAATAATAGCTCGTCGAAATCGACAATCGCTGTGTACCGGAACCCCCCGGCAACTGTCGCTCGAAAGAAGCACTCGTTCAGTGCAACAAATATGCCCTCGTAACGTAGCTCGTTCTCGAACTTGTATCCTAAAAACCACAAACGGAAAAAGGGTTCACTAAACCATTCGCTTGCCAGGTCCTTCTACTCTCTGTACCTTCGAAATGCCAATCCAGCACTTGCACTAATCCAGCTGCTTGATAATGGCGCAGTACGGCCTGTACTTCCGGCGTGGCCGATTTGTTATACACGTAAAACCGTTCCGCTCCGTTCAGCTTGTAATATTCGAAAAATTCCACTACCCGCAGTGCGTACGCAAAATTGTGATGTAAAGGGCCAACACAAACGGCCAGCGATCGAGTAGGGGCAGCACGAAAGAGACGGTCTGTTTTGGGGTATCTGTCAGCACGAAACGGTATCGATTATAAGGCTTTCCTTGTTCCTGTTAGAATGTTGGTGTTTCCCATACTTTATGCGAACAAAGCTCGTTGCTTCCCGCATGCTGGGCTCATCGAGATAGCTTAGTGCCACCTCGTCCGGCAAACGTGCCTCACGCTTCGTTACATTCCCTGCAAGCTTGCATATAACATAGCTGGCCGCATATTCCATATTCCAATGTTCGTGCACGGCTTCAACTGCGTCCGCACGGTGCTGTGCTATGTAGTAGTTATCAGAcctaaaacaacaaccaaatgtGTCACGTTCGATCCAAGCACAGCCAGCTCGAGATTAGCGCTGATAGCGTATGGAGTAAATGGATAATCGATCAAACGCATTAcctaaaattgcaaaatacaTCGGTTTTGTGCACTTTTAACGGCAATATTGCAAAGATGCGAATACTACCGAAAGGCAGAAATCCATCTGGTACGTGGAAAGATTCTAAAAGAAAGCAACGAGTATTAAACCAAACAGGGCAGGGCAAATGTAATATTGCTCCCCATTGCTCTTACCAACCACCTCTAGCCGTGGGTCAAAATATGCTGAGTAGATCTTAAACTTCTTGTCTGCATCACCGATCGGTAGCCAACGGTCATGCTGTCCTGTATCTTCGACATCTACTCCACTTTCATTTCCAAACACTAAGGACACCGATCGTTGGTAGAGGGGAAGTGTTTGATGAATGTACTTTTGCTGTAAGTTGTCACAGTTCCGTTGCTTTAAAACCATTCACTGTTATACTAGCGGTGTGAAGCGTTCGAAAGTTGGCGTTACGTGTACTTACAAATAAAACTCTTCTGTAGTACAGCAACCCCAGAGCTGAGGACAGAATCAGACAAAATACACCATATTTTCGTATGAAACGATTGGATACTAGTGTGTGGACAAAAATCAATGGTTTAGAGCGAGATTTAATTGGCATGTAGCCCAACTCTCGAGCCATGCCTTGGTCCGGTTTTATCACTCCGCGTCTATATCGCAACTACTGGCCAGTGCGTCACTACTCGCTATCGAATCGCAGAAAGTGTAATGCAACTGAGCATAACACGATCCAACATCGCACCGCACCTTGAGTGTTTAGGCACCACACCGGTGGGGCGAGGGCTTTATCTTTTagcgataagaaaaaaaggtgagcAGGAGCAAAAGAGCCAGATAATGCCTTCAGAGCAGTGCAGACACATGGCTCATTTCCTgtataaaaacatttatttttgttcagattattttttttaattgaaattcaaCACCACAGCAGAGCATTCTAAATGTGTAGTTGTATTTAGAAGAATCAGCAGAATCAGTTCCGTACCATTAATTCGCGAGCTCGATAGCACCACTCTGCAGCATAGCGTTTGTTGATCACAGGGTTGTAATAAGCAAAGACGATTCTCAGTCGAGAATGGACAGCCGTCGCCGGTGGACCATGTTTGCACTTTTACTTATGATGCTCCTCTCACTCGTAAAGGATGCCCGTGGATTCGATATGGCTTTCATCGTAAAGGTAAGCGTTAATTTTACGAGTACCGTGCACAACTTACTGGCATTTTCTACTCCCAAAACCGCAGCAACTTGGTGAATATCTGCAGCGATTATTCAACACTACGACAGTACCGATCTTACGTCGATTTGAGCGTCCCACCGAGAATCCTCTTGCAGAATGGATCTGAACCTAACTGATCGAATCATTTATTGAGTGAGAAAATATACATAAGTTCTGCACAGTCTAGTATTAActgattgttttaatttatcattacGAAACGATACGCTGTACATGCGGCAAAATGTGAGCCAGGTTGGACAAGCTACGGTCGAGTCGCCGACTCAAAAAATATCGAAACAGTGCTCCGATGGTGTTCTGCAAATGAAAGAGATCAGCATTCCTATACCGTTCTTGTAATTGATAAGAAACCTAATAGTAATCACCTGAAACAAGAACGAATCGTGTAGAGAATAAAGATTCAAGCTTAACTCACTCCCACATTGCCGAGTTGAAAGGTGATTATGTTGAAGCATTTCCCATGAAGTGTTCTTAAGCGTACTTTCTGCTGACCTCGTTGAATTTTCCGTTGGAAATACATACTGCACCGGGAGTTTACATAAGGTGTTGGTAAAGCGTATTTCAATGTGTAGGTTTAGCAGATCAtttcgtttgctgttttgcaGTGCAAGATACTGTCCTTGCTGATGTTCGTTAACTTTGAACACAAATATGTTTGAGTCTATaacgaaaaagggaaagagttTGAAAGACCTCATAACCATTTCACATTAATCTACATACCTAATACGACTTTATACGTTTTTCCAACACCTACAGGTTTGTGGTCCGTCGCTACGAATGTGACAAACTTCATCCACTTGAAAGTACACAATAAAATGGGTATTTCGAATATTCGTACACAGTGGAACGAAGTTTTGTCTAACATTATACCTTGTTCGCCGTACCGGATAACATCACAAAATCGTACAAAGTTGAATGTTTTATATCCGGAAAAGTTTGCCGACATTCCACAGCATAAGAGCCAGGAATGTTAGAAACAGGtatattttgcaaaaataacaTTACAACCGCCGTGGCAACAACTAGCTGAAATGCTTTGAAGGATTTTCCACGAGAACTATTGGCTGACTGCGGCATATTTCCAAATAAGCACAACAAATGCAAGACACAAGGCAGCACACTTTTAGTAAACATTCACGTAGATCGGCAACAGTCACACTGAGTGCAATTTACGGGCTGTGTCTTTACAAGTATGAAACCTTTCAACAGCTACATAAATCGATTTTCCCTGGACGGCATACGTTACTTGTTGCATCATTCATTTACTCGCAGCTGAGGGTTTGGATTTTGAGGTACTTGACCACTTCCATATTATAAAAACCTAGCAGCAATATAATTTACTTTAAGCATGAGATACAAACGGTTTCAGCTTCtgggaatatttttataaatatcttGGAAGCTCCGAACGACCAACCGACCAACGTCCGACTAATGGCCGTGAAAGAAAACTGTTATCCGACGCTGGTCAAATGATGTTCAATGTGATATTGTGTTACCAAACGTTGTAACGGTTTTTAGGATGCATTTCCTTTGATCTCATAACATTCAAGATACCAAAACTGGTCTTGGATGCAAAAATGGACACGGTCGACATATTTACCATGGGAAGGACAAACTTCCCATCTAGTCTTCTTCTGCACACCTTTCTTAACAACGCGTGAAAACAGATGGCCTTTTACTTTACTTCtcaaatcatatttttttctgcgtgtgtgtgctttacgTTCTAGTTGAAGAAAACTGTTCCGTTCTGTTTGCTGATACGCAATTCTTCTTGTACAGATGATGTATAGCTCAGGTATGCTAGGGGGTAGCACCCTTTGTACATTTTTCTTATGGCAAAGGACGTAATCCGCCGTGATTGCGCTTCTTTTCACTTGAAGGATGAGAAACGTGTGAAATTTATGTGTCCTGCTTCTGCTTTCAAGACGTGTTCTTGTGCAGATACCTAACCTAGCGTCCTTCGCCTAACCGGTTGGGTGTTTCAAGAATCTAAAGCATAGGAAACCAGTGTTACGATGTTTGGTAcgaatttttgtttctaaatatgaaaaaaagatttatcaaattattggaaaaaggtacaagaaaatgaaagcatTATTATCAATACCAACTAACttcaagaaatgtaaaaagataaaattttaagcTATAAACTTTGAAATCTATATCACAAAAAGGAGATTTTTCCGTACAACAGGCAGGAGCAGCATATCATTAATTCGTCCTAACTGTAATGCGCGAGTCGAACGATTCTAGGGGGAAAAATTTCCCAGGATTTTGAAATCTTGGCTCTATTGTTTATTCCCTCCTCCCCAGGATCACGGTGTGCTTTAAACGGTTCCCTTTTAATTCGGCGCCGTAACAGTtccttccatccatccaaccatACACACATTCGACGCAATCTTCGCTCAAGACatgcattcgttttttttttttttattcaatcgGGCTTGAGTCAAAGCATTATTCGCTGAAGGAACCCTAAAGACAAGGAATCGAGAAATTCCCCTAGATTCTTATACCTCACGAAGAGCATACGACGCAATCTGACATGCACCCGGCGTTACGATGCACACAACGCACAATAGAAATAGTAATGCAGGGAAGCATAAAGCTGATCATTAAAGAAGGGTCGTTGTGCTTTGGGCATGTCGAGTGACAAtagtggtgttggtgtttgcCATCACTTTGCACATGCTGGTACCCTGGTGAAGGGATCACAAGCACGGAAATGGCCAGAGGGGTCCCGTCACTACCGTGAGGCGACCTATTTAAACCCTCAGTACTCTACTCCGGTCGTCCAGAACCGTTTGAACCATCGTGCAGTATAGTTCTCTTTGACCAAGAAGTGACACACATAATCGTTGCTGATGTGACTTTAAAATCAGTGCCAACCCGAGCCAGGACTCCACTGGAGTCGAAAGTGTGCAATATGTGTATCATGCAAAGTGAAATAACGTTAATGAGTAAAACTGCTAGCAGTTGGTGGAAAACTGTTAAACTCGATCGTCGGATATCACCGATAGTTGGAAGAAGGATTTTAAGATAATTCCTGTTGCTGGAAATTGATTGTTTGTGCTAACGAAGGACAACTAGGTAGGCCTTATGTGcttagaatttttgaaataaactcGTTTTATAACGGAATATTTCGATCAGTGGATCAGAAGATGTAGAACATTCCTTATAAAAAATAGTTTATATACTCTTACTAAGAGAATAGCGcatatttttgcataaataatctgaatttatgttttgattGCCTCCCTTGTTTCAGATCTTTTTCTACCGTGATACCGAAGGAATAATCTCCAAACAGTTCATTATGTTTGGCCGCAACGGAACTACCGATCAAACCCAACAAggtgtgatcgtttttttccaaaaaacaaaacacaattcaAAAGTGGAGCTAGACAACCCGCGCAACCACATTATGTGTGGAAATGGAGAGAGCATGACGGTATTGGTCATGGGAAAGATgttagaaaaatcataacaTGACGTGATGTTGCCTTCAGATACACTCTCCTCACCTCTTCAACTGTAAAAGTAAAAAGGATGGACACTACAaactgctgcagctgctgctggaacGCTTCCGTGTAAGCCGTTTGGCTAATGTGAAACAAAATATTGGagactaccactactactatgAGCCTTGGATTTACGCCGTGCACAGTGTTCGTACTACAAATGCTTAAAATCATCAGTATTTTTCGCCCCaacaacaattttttaaattcttttaacGCCATTTTTCGATATCCAACCACaattcaaagcaaaacacatttttcgtgAGAAGAAGCAGAGTATCATCGTTTAGTTTGAGTTAGAGCATCATTGTTCGTTTTACCGCCATTCCTACTGTTGATTTGACTGTTCATTGTTGTCTAATTGTAATTGTTACATCATTACGTTTTCATCgttcgttgttgtttgatgGTCATGCTATGCATGATAGCAAGCGTCGTTTAACTTTATTGAACTAAttgcttttctcttttttcacacagtttcacaaaaaaaaaagatgaaaaccaATTATTGTTCAATGTACCATGTTTtcaagtttttgaaaaatgtttgaaaaacttcaaacacttTCAACTCGTTACACGAAGGTCCGTTACTCTATTTCTTCGTTGTTATCAaacgttgttgtttgtttctgttcaaTCGTGTTGTTAACTttcttaattgttttgttacttTCATTAAGTTACCGTTAGCCCAGTTATAACAAAGTTTTGTGtcattaaatattttgcacaATGCAACACAAATAGCAAATACCCACAAAatcttcgtttcgtttgctgttgatgtACCTGTGTTTGGTTATGTTTAttctttgttttctgtttttgttacgTTAATGGCAATTGTTACTCTTTCTGTTACAACGGAcaaagttgttgttgttgttgataatCCAAACTCCAGTTAAACCCTTTCGGCTTGTTTaattcgatttgttttctgtttttaagagtttttgttttgtttttttttgtttttttttctttcaaaattatcTGTTTAAAGTCCCAAATGATACACAAATCTGCTATTCTCTGCCTTTCCTTGCTACAGtataaaattgaaacattttca encodes the following:
- the LOC126561205 gene encoding filaggrin, whose translation is ILQLSGALLLLTVHLALGNLAAESTVTSAKLINAPPPPPPTTSLGSLYRSARDEYSSRRHCANCGPGYERDMRSYGRQTGVTGYYSGMGAIEDDRNWYYRPETFDDRYRGGAMQSAYAGAYRPPAYMGYEYDRYMNRPDDRGYGYGYSGMAMRTGYYDGGASRMPYYPEMMRGYGYRGNGYDNLDPHYEYYMTQRGGSIGMSNRDRYSQGYYDDRMSYGGQYDHKNFRPWDQTYRGISGFDNSGRGYYFASRPLTSSSSSLPPSSPSSSLSAHASYHVQSHPAPEPSYGAAHSNGHEPSGHPAANYRPDGTHHYQQQPQQHGSDRPDYVPSDVAPNCCRNRYPETSSSHAHSNQGGSYPSHSTSGPSAFSYGGGDSAHRPSGAGGSWNYVSSGTTAGHSGPSHGANSGHVGVSINTHGSYGETHSAPQGQYTGGGSSSSHEYGANRGGDHRRESDHRQQSVAYGGHPRPSSLGDTSYLMDRDDKPNSNRVPLDQDPERHASDNSDTRTKSDNETFTSDQPLEKQGNDETNAQSQTPKKNA
- the LOC126562600 gene encoding uncharacterized protein LOC126562600, which translates into the protein MARELGYMPIKSRSKPLIFVHTLVSNRFIRKYGVFCLILSSALGLLYYRRVLFQKYIHQTLPLYQRSVSLVFGNESGVDVEDTGQHDRWLPIGDADKKFKIYSAYFDPRLEVVESFHVPDGFLPFGSIRIFAILPLKVHKTDVFCNFRSDNYYIAQHRADAVEAVHEHWNMEYAASYVICKLAGNVTKREARLPDEVALSYLDEPSMREATSFVRIKYPKTDRLFRAAPTRSLAVCVGPLHHNFAYALRVVEFFEYYKLNGAERFYVYNKSATPEVQAVLRHYQAAGLVQVLDWHFEGYKFENELRYEGIFVALNECFFRATVAGGFRYTAIVDFDELLFPAGDKETLLEYLQAKDRYDVHSFNFQGVFYYDIYAPDFSHVPSWANNTYLYTQVRNVRTKNALLHHNRSKYVMKGRNVLEAGNHFVWKAVRDTHEYPVPENEGLLMHYRDGNLGYDFENVVLDNRIRDRYGKTMWQVVNEKCAIIFPETRICPLGENYNQTEPSY
- the LOC126561206 gene encoding uncharacterized protein LOC126561206, whose translation is MPQSANSSRGKSFKAFQLVVATAVVMLFLQNIPVSNIPGSYAVECRQTFPDIKHSTLYDFVMLSGTANKWMKFVTFVATDHKPVGVGKTYKVVLDSNIFVFKVNEHQQGQYLALQNSKRNDLLNLHIEIRFTNTLCKLPVQYVFPTENSTRSAESTLKNTSWEMLQHNHLSTRQCGSELSLNLYSLHDSFLFQNTIGALFRYFLSRRLDRSLSNLAHILPHVQRIVS